The proteins below come from a single Oryzomicrobium terrae genomic window:
- a CDS encoding pilus assembly protein PilP, giving the protein MSEAMIRFGAAPLLLAALLAVAGCANDHEDLKAWMVENSQNLKGRIPPLPAVKPYEPAQYDPASLPDPFRVAKLEPEGRKGGGPSKFAPDFEAREARNNELERYPLESLRLIGYLKIGKTPYGVVQADQKIKQVKIGDYIGQDFGIVTDIKESELAVRELVQDSAGDWVERTNTLMLQESTEGKK; this is encoded by the coding sequence ATGAGTGAAGCAATGATTCGTTTCGGTGCTGCTCCGTTGCTTCTGGCCGCGCTTTTGGCAGTAGCAGGTTGTGCCAACGACCACGAAGATTTGAAGGCGTGGATGGTGGAGAACAGCCAGAATCTGAAAGGGCGCATCCCCCCATTGCCTGCGGTCAAACCCTATGAGCCTGCGCAATACGATCCGGCGTCTCTGCCGGACCCGTTCCGGGTGGCAAAGCTTGAGCCCGAAGGGCGCAAGGGGGGAGGGCCAAGCAAGTTCGCCCCCGATTTCGAGGCGCGCGAGGCACGAAATAATGAACTCGAGCGCTATCCGCTGGAATCGTTGCGCCTGATTGGCTATTTGAAGATCGGCAAGACGCCCTATGGGGTCGTGCAAGCAGACCAGAAAATCAAGCAGGTCAAGATTGGTGACTATATCGGCCAGGATTTTGGCATTGTCACCGATATCAAGGAGAGTGAGCTTGCAGTGCGCGAGCTCGTCCAGGACTCCGCGGGGGACTGGGTGGAGCGTACCAATACGCTGATGCTGCAAGAATCAACGGAGGGGAAGAAATGA
- a CDS encoding type 4a pilus biogenesis protein PilO — translation MKAPALPPINMQEIAGQFRNLNPNDPGAWPLAPRIALLVGVFIALLVAGWWFLWSDQLTELDGKREELEKLKTQFIDKKKQAVNLDLYTQQLAEIDRSFGTLLKQLPNKAEVESLLVEVNQAGLGRGLQFDLFKPGSETVKDFYAELPIQLKIVGNYHDFGAFAADIAKLPRIVTLSNMSITPQPKDGSLVLDTTARTYRYLDDSEVASQRRAGQGGKK, via the coding sequence ATGAAAGCGCCCGCCCTTCCGCCCATCAACATGCAGGAGATTGCGGGGCAGTTCCGCAATCTCAATCCCAATGATCCGGGTGCGTGGCCACTGGCTCCGCGCATCGCCCTGCTGGTTGGCGTCTTCATCGCCCTACTGGTCGCTGGCTGGTGGTTTCTCTGGTCCGACCAGCTGACTGAACTCGATGGCAAGCGTGAGGAGTTGGAAAAACTCAAGACCCAGTTCATCGACAAGAAGAAGCAGGCGGTCAATCTCGATCTTTACACCCAGCAACTGGCGGAGATCGACCGTTCCTTCGGCACCTTGCTCAAGCAGTTGCCTAACAAGGCCGAGGTCGAGTCGCTTTTGGTTGAAGTCAACCAGGCGGGCTTGGGGCGGGGGCTGCAATTCGATCTCTTCAAGCCGGGCAGCGAGACGGTCAAGGATTTCTACGCAGAACTGCCCATTCAGCTGAAAATTGTCGGCAATTACCATGATTTCGGTGCTTTCGCCGCAGATATCGCCAAGTTGCCGCGTATCGTTACCCTGAGCAACATGTCGATTACCCCCCAGCCGAAGGACGGAAGCCTTGTTCTCGATACAACGGCCCGCACCTATCGCTATCTGGATGACAGCGAAGTGGCGTCGCAACGCCGTGCCGGGCAGGGGGGCAAGAAATGA
- a CDS encoding pilus assembly protein PilM → MIGLDISSSAVKMVELSALGKGDFRVERYAIEPLPKDVVADGNIVNLEAVSDTVKKTWRRLNTSARNVAMALPAAAVITKKIIVPAGQREEELEVLVESEANQYIPFALDEVNLDFQVIGEAPSSPDEVEVLIAASRKEKVEDRVAVAESAGLKPVVMDVESYATLAAFSFVEHQLPDAGHNQIIALVDVGANVTNLTVLRNGQPVYTREQAFGGSQLSLDISRHYGMPLDEAEAAKRAGTLPDDYESELLRPFVENLALEVSRALQFFFTSTQYSQVHQIILAGGCAVIPGVDETVAARTQVSTQVANPFAGMPVSDKVRAKNLANDAPALLVACGLAMRRFDA, encoded by the coding sequence TTGATCGGTCTGGACATCAGCTCCTCCGCCGTGAAGATGGTGGAGCTCTCCGCCTTGGGCAAAGGGGACTTCCGCGTAGAACGCTATGCCATTGAACCGCTGCCGAAGGATGTGGTGGCGGATGGGAATATCGTTAACCTGGAAGCTGTTTCGGATACCGTCAAAAAGACCTGGCGGCGCCTCAATACGTCTGCGCGTAACGTAGCCATGGCGCTACCGGCTGCAGCCGTGATCACCAAAAAGATCATCGTGCCGGCGGGGCAGCGGGAAGAAGAGTTGGAGGTCTTGGTCGAGTCCGAGGCCAATCAATACATCCCGTTCGCCCTCGACGAGGTGAATCTCGACTTTCAGGTGATCGGCGAAGCGCCTTCGTCGCCGGACGAGGTTGAGGTGCTGATTGCCGCCTCGCGCAAGGAGAAGGTCGAAGACCGGGTGGCGGTGGCCGAAAGTGCCGGTCTGAAGCCGGTGGTGATGGATGTGGAGTCCTACGCCACCCTGGCGGCATTTTCCTTTGTCGAACACCAGCTGCCCGATGCCGGGCACAACCAAATCATTGCCTTGGTCGATGTCGGGGCCAATGTCACGAACCTGACGGTGCTGCGCAACGGTCAGCCGGTCTATACACGCGAGCAGGCGTTCGGTGGCAGCCAGTTGAGTCTGGATATTTCCCGTCACTACGGAATGCCTCTCGATGAAGCGGAAGCGGCCAAGCGTGCCGGTACGCTGCCTGACGATTACGAGAGTGAATTGCTACGTCCTTTCGTGGAAAACCTGGCGCTGGAAGTGTCTCGGGCGTTGCAGTTCTTCTTTACCTCGACCCAGTACAGCCAGGTTCACCAGATCATCCTGGCCGGGGGCTGTGCGGTGATTCCCGGAGTGGATGAAACGGTGGCGGCGCGGACCCAGGTCAGCACCCAGGTGGCCAATCCCTTTGCCGGGATGCCCGTCTCGGACAAGGTGCGGGCCAAGAACCTGGCCAACGATGCTCCGGCCTTGTTGGTGGCCTGCGGGCTGGCGATGCGGAGGTTTGACGCATGA
- a CDS encoding PilN domain-containing protein, translating into MIRINLLPHREAKRKARRQQFYSLLGLSAALAAVIVGLVYSVIAGYIAAQEEDNDYLKKEIAVLDKQIEQIKRLKEQTQALLARKQVIESLQLDRAEPVLLLSELTKQVPDGIYLKLMKQEGQRVTLGGYAQSNARVSTLMRNLEASPWLERPTLIEIKAADVNKRRLAEFSMIVFITRPDPNDPAAGKPAVPKDKP; encoded by the coding sequence ATGATCCGGATCAACCTACTCCCGCACCGCGAAGCCAAGCGCAAGGCCCGTCGGCAGCAGTTCTACAGCCTGCTGGGATTGTCGGCGGCGTTGGCAGCAGTGATTGTCGGTCTGGTGTATTCGGTGATTGCCGGCTACATCGCCGCTCAGGAAGAGGATAACGACTACCTCAAGAAGGAAATCGCGGTGCTCGACAAGCAGATCGAGCAGATCAAGCGGCTCAAGGAGCAGACCCAAGCGTTGCTGGCGCGCAAACAGGTGATCGAATCCCTGCAGTTGGACCGGGCAGAGCCGGTTCTGCTGCTGTCGGAACTGACCAAGCAAGTCCCGGACGGCATTTATCTGAAGTTGATGAAGCAGGAAGGACAGCGCGTCACCTTGGGCGGTTACGCTCAGTCCAATGCCCGGGTTTCCACCTTGATGCGCAACCTTGAGGCGTCGCCGTGGCTTGAGCGGCCGACGCTGATCGAGATCAAGGCGGCCGATGTGAACAAGCGACGCCTGGCCGAGTTCAGCATGATCGTCTTCATCACCCGACCCGACCCTAACGACCCGGCAGCAGGAAAACCGGCCGTGCCGAAGGACAAGCCATGA